One part of the Dyadobacter sp. 676 genome encodes these proteins:
- a CDS encoding RNA polymerase sigma-70 factor yields the protein MNHKYTLESKTGTNDTGGPYPEFPDVKKIQTDFVDSELFIKQAFDTDPVRGYELLFKRYYKQLCSHAVRFVYARDVAEDIVVEVFSQFWSKQLHTSVTTSFRAYLFTTVRHAAFHYMRRNFGKEAVTGELEDLHLATPESSPQQELQFQELVLKIEQVIRSLSRQNQKVFLMSRFEGKRNAAIAEELGISVKTVEGHITKGLAVLRKALQDHGLLSLIQILLLFI from the coding sequence ATGAATCACAAGTATACCTTAGAGAGCAAAACAGGCACAAACGACACAGGCGGTCCGTATCCCGAATTCCCGGACGTCAAGAAAATACAGACGGATTTTGTCGATTCGGAACTGTTTATCAAGCAAGCATTTGACACAGATCCGGTGCGGGGATACGAGTTGCTTTTCAAACGCTATTACAAGCAGCTTTGCAGCCATGCCGTGCGTTTTGTGTATGCGCGGGATGTCGCCGAGGACATTGTGGTGGAAGTTTTCAGTCAGTTCTGGTCCAAACAGCTCCATACCTCTGTAACGACGTCATTCAGGGCTTACCTGTTCACGACGGTCAGGCATGCGGCATTCCATTATATGCGACGGAACTTCGGGAAAGAGGCGGTTACCGGAGAACTGGAAGACCTGCATCTGGCCACTCCCGAGAGCTCGCCCCAGCAGGAATTGCAGTTTCAGGAACTGGTGCTCAAAATCGAGCAAGTGATCCGCTCGCTATCTCGTCAAAATCAGAAAGTATTCCTGATGAGCCGGTTCGAGGGAAAACGCAACGCCGCCATCGCCGAGGAACTGGGAATCTCCGTTAAGACAGTGGAAGGACATATTACCAAGGGACTGGCAGTCCTGCGGAAAGCATTGCAAGACCACGGGCTGCTCTCGCTTATCCAGATTTTACTCCTATTCATTTGA
- a CDS encoding FecR domain-containing protein produces the protein MKKSILSKQVIQNFFEGKTTRMQNILIREWLENPANRELYFQWLDEWETENPQFTPDVELAYQRSLHTVQDGAGFPVPEPAPRRSFPGAPAGRLFVFKWAAASVALILGAYLLSDFWLYKQYETGYGEIRTIVLPDSSRVTLNANSVLSVPRFGFGGGTREVKLRGEADFAVKHTVNHSKFIVRTPDQLEVRVLGTEFIVYSRERGSKVVLSQGSVQLRSLHEAEPRPVLMKPGDIATMSAQGKLTLRRSQSLSAYQAWKQRRFMFENTPVSEIAYQISEYFGVNVVVADSTLARRTIGGTFNASDPANVLKVLSDVLNARVTRSAADDDGPETFILDVNHPYYP, from the coding sequence ATGAAAAAATCAATACTTTCCAAACAGGTGATCCAGAACTTCTTCGAAGGAAAAACTACCCGGATGCAGAATATTCTGATCCGCGAGTGGCTGGAAAACCCCGCCAACCGCGAACTGTATTTTCAATGGCTGGACGAATGGGAAACAGAAAATCCGCAGTTTACGCCCGATGTGGAACTGGCCTACCAACGTTCATTGCATACCGTTCAAGACGGCGCCGGTTTTCCGGTACCGGAACCAGCTCCGCGAAGGTCATTCCCCGGTGCGCCCGCCGGGCGGCTTTTTGTGTTCAAATGGGCGGCGGCTTCCGTGGCGCTGATCCTCGGTGCATACCTTCTTTCCGATTTCTGGCTTTATAAACAATACGAGACGGGCTATGGGGAGATCAGGACGATCGTATTGCCCGATAGCAGCCGCGTTACACTGAATGCCAACTCCGTCCTCAGCGTCCCGCGGTTCGGTTTCGGCGGGGGCACACGCGAAGTGAAGTTGCGGGGAGAAGCCGATTTCGCGGTGAAACACACCGTCAATCACAGCAAATTCATCGTCCGCACGCCCGATCAGCTGGAAGTGCGGGTATTGGGCACGGAGTTTATTGTTTACAGCCGGGAGCGCGGCTCAAAGGTGGTTTTGAGCCAGGGAAGCGTACAGTTGCGCTCGCTCCATGAAGCCGAACCAAGGCCCGTCCTGATGAAACCCGGCGACATCGCCACAATGTCGGCACAGGGAAAACTGACCCTGCGCCGCAGCCAGAGCCTGTCGGCGTACCAGGCCTGGAAACAACGCAGGTTTATGTTCGAAAATACTCCCGTCTCCGAAATCGCATATCAGATCAGCGAATACTTCGGCGTAAATGTGGTGGTGGCCGACTCGACCCTCGCCAGACGAACCATCGGCGGCACATTCAATGCGAGTGATCCCGCCAATGTCCTGAAAGTCCTGTCCGACGTCCTGAATGCACGGGTCACCCGGTCGGCGGCGGACGACGACGGCCCCGAAACCTTCATCCTCGATGTCAACCATCCGTATTATCCTTAA